One Ricinus communis isolate WT05 ecotype wild-type chromosome 1, ASM1957865v1, whole genome shotgun sequence DNA window includes the following coding sequences:
- the LOC8261912 gene encoding delta-like protein 4 isoform X2 — protein MSTAKDFSSIVAVAILFLGSWVDIVQPLPCEDNTKCGTGSCDITGSCICNLPNPSTILDGDRPFLGGKHCDEEMIMCDGTNSFWCEHGGKCVEIVQGENYTCKCLPGFIGDHCEHSGKACGRIHCFHEAKCLVEDEICECPSDWKGNADCSLPTITQTESPANSTTTGIARPGENFFSRSNWVVVALAVSCSVGAVAGGAIYAKRLFSKKENAVPRFQQLSQMQSHDVLDDDEDGSMVHSNGYSHR, from the exons atgtCCACTGCAAAAGACTTTTCGAGCATAGTTGCAGTAGCAATATTGTTTCTTGGATCATGGGTTGATATTGTCCAACCTCTACCGTGTGAGGATAACACTAAATGCGGAACAGGTTCATGCGACATTACTGGTTCTTGCATTTGCAATCTCCCCAATCCATCCACCATCTTAGATGGCGATCGTCCGTTTCTTGG ggGAAAACATTGTGACGAGGAGATGATAATGTGTGATGGTACTAATTCATTTTGGTGCGAACATGGAGGGAAATGTGTGGAGATTGTTCAAGGTGAGAATTATACATGCAAGTGTCTTCCAGGATTTATTGGAGACCATTGTGAGCATTCTGGAAAAGCATGTGGCAGGATTCACTGCTTTCATGAAGCTAAATGCTTGGTTGAAGATGAAATTTGTGAATGTCCTTCTGATTGGAAAGGAAATGCTGATTGTTCCCTCCCAACAATTACCCAAACTG AATCTCCTGCGAATTCCACAACAACTGGAATTGCTCGACCTGGAGAAAATTTTTTCAGCAGGTCCAAC TGGGTGGTGGTTGCTTTAGCCGTGTCATGTTCAGTGGGAGCAGTTGCAGGTGGTGCTATTTACGCCAAGAGATTATTCAGCAAGAAAGAGAATGCTGTTCCCAGATTCCAGCAACTATCACAAATGCAGAGTCATGACGTAttggatgatgatgaagatggATCTATGGTTCATAGTAATGGCTATTCACATCGTTAA
- the LOC8261912 gene encoding uncharacterized protein LOC8261912 isoform X1 codes for MSTAKDFSSIVAVAILFLGSWVDIVQPLPCEDNTKCGTGSCDITGSCICNLPNPSTILDGDRPFLGGKHCDEEMIMCDGTNSFWCEHGGKCVEIVQGENYTCKCLPGFIGDHCEHSGKACGRIHCFHEAKCLVEDEICECPSDWKGNADCSLPTITQTGSLFVPFHLTIHLLHLSHFFLVSDIMCRPVRLDQDLRKKGKSSMDHFHLLFILSFLIAESPANSTTTGIARPGENFFSRSNWVVVALAVSCSVGAVAGGAIYAKRLFSKKENAVPRFQQLSQMQSHDVLDDDEDGSMVHSNGYSHR; via the exons atgtCCACTGCAAAAGACTTTTCGAGCATAGTTGCAGTAGCAATATTGTTTCTTGGATCATGGGTTGATATTGTCCAACCTCTACCGTGTGAGGATAACACTAAATGCGGAACAGGTTCATGCGACATTACTGGTTCTTGCATTTGCAATCTCCCCAATCCATCCACCATCTTAGATGGCGATCGTCCGTTTCTTGG ggGAAAACATTGTGACGAGGAGATGATAATGTGTGATGGTACTAATTCATTTTGGTGCGAACATGGAGGGAAATGTGTGGAGATTGTTCAAGGTGAGAATTATACATGCAAGTGTCTTCCAGGATTTATTGGAGACCATTGTGAGCATTCTGGAAAAGCATGTGGCAGGATTCACTGCTTTCATGAAGCTAAATGCTTGGTTGAAGATGAAATTTGTGAATGTCCTTCTGATTGGAAAGGAAATGCTGATTGTTCCCTCCCAACAATTACCCAAACTGGTTCTCTCTTTGTTCCCTTTCATCTCACTATccatcttcttcatctttctcatttctttttggtttCTGATATTATGTGCAGACCTGTTAGACTTGATCAAGATCTTAGGAAGAAAGGAAAATCCTCCATGGACCATTttcatttactttttattttatctttcttaatTGCAGAATCTCCTGCGAATTCCACAACAACTGGAATTGCTCGACCTGGAGAAAATTTTTTCAGCAGGTCCAAC TGGGTGGTGGTTGCTTTAGCCGTGTCATGTTCAGTGGGAGCAGTTGCAGGTGGTGCTATTTACGCCAAGAGATTATTCAGCAAGAAAGAGAATGCTGTTCCCAGATTCCAGCAACTATCACAAATGCAGAGTCATGACGTAttggatgatgatgaagatggATCTATGGTTCATAGTAATGGCTATTCACATCGTTAA
- the LOC8261913 gene encoding brassinosteroid-responsive RING protein 1: protein MGFPVGYTEVFLPKLFVHTLSFLGFIRNIILCFFNFLGLSDFLETDNIWPENPTRNYTHPPVSATLIREILPVIKYEDLVAGDAELPESCAVCLYEFEREAEIRWLKNCKHIFHRACLDRWMDHDRNTCPLCRTSFVPDEMQEEFNQRLLAAAADNDGDFFYSEYSSVPVL from the coding sequence ATGGGGTTTCCAGTTGGGTATACAGAAGTTTTCTTGCCAAAACTGTTTGTTCATACACTTTCTTTCCTGGGTTTTATCAGAAACAtcattctttgtttttttaactTTCTGGGTCTTTCAGATTTTCTTGAAACAGACAACATCTGGCCTGAAAATCCGACCCGGAATTACACCCACCCCCCAGTTTCCGCCACCCTGATCCGTGAAATCCTGCCCGTTATCAAATACGAGGACCTGGTCGCCGGTGATGCCGAGCTGCCGGAGAGTTGTGCTGTCTGCTTGTATGAGTTTGAGAGAGAAGCTGAGATCAGATGGCTAAAGAATTGTAAGCACATTTTTCACAGAGCGTGTTTAGACCGTTGGATGGATCATGATAGGAACACGTGTCCTCTTTGTAGGACATCGTTTGTTCCAGACGAGATGCAAGAAGAGTTCAATCAACGGTTATTGGCTGCTGCTGCTGACAACGAtggtgattttttttatagcgAATACAGTTCTGTTCCGGTTTTGTAA